A part of Miscanthus floridulus cultivar M001 chromosome 6, ASM1932011v1, whole genome shotgun sequence genomic DNA contains:
- the LOC136458153 gene encoding polygalacturonase At1g48100-like has protein sequence MEFTARTAIALLLSLAVSSSFLCGGVQGGRHYHHHTRHTRHNSAHPPSAHAPGPASGRRHAPPPHARPVSPPAPPPSSSGSGGYPTPGTASPEPAPAPAAGAAGNVYDVVEDFGAVGDGVTDDTDAIKTAWDTACQDDGDSVVLAAAGYSFLVHSTVFTGPCQGSVTIQLDGTIVAPSDPDKWLGNKRNWLLFYQAHGMSLQGAGLIDGKGQKWWELPCKSQNGHGGSSGHGASCDSPVALRFFMTNNVTVQGLKVQNSSEFHIRFDNCHGVVASGLSIRSPALSPNTDGIHVENSTDVLITNTAVSNGDDCVSIGAGTLNMHVENLTCGPGGHGISIGSLGKQGSRACVANVTVRNAVIRHSDNGVRIKTWQGGSGAVSAVSFENVRMDAVRNPIIIDQYYCLSKSCENATSAVFVNGVSYAGIRGTYDARTPPIHFGCSDAVPCTNITLSDVELLPASGETIDDPFCWNVYGTAATPTVPPVSCLMEGVPSRNDNSSLKCY, from the exons ATGGAGTTCACCGCCAGGACGGCCATTGCTCTGCTTCTTTCGCTCGCCGTCTCCTCGAGCTTCCTCTGCGGCGGCGTCCAGGGCGgccgccactaccaccaccacaccaGGCACACGAGGCACAACTCCGCGCACCCGCCGTCCGCCCACGCTCCGGGCCCGGCGAGCGGGAGGCGGCACGCGCCTCCGCCGCACGCGCGGCCCGTGTCTCCCCCggccccgccgccgtcgtcgtcgggcTCGGGCGGCTACCCGACGCCTGGCACCGCCTCGCCGGAGCCAGCACCGGCCCCCGCGGCGGGCGCGGCCGGCAACGTGTACGACGTCGTCGAAGACTTTGGCGCCGTCGGGGACGGCGTGACGGACGACACCGACGCCATCAAGACCGCGTGGGACACGGCGTGCCAGGACGACGGGGACAGCGTcgtgctcgccgccgccggctaCTCGTTCCTCGTGCACAGCACCGTCTTCACCGGCCCGTGCCAGGGGAGCGTCACGATTCAG CTCGACGGGACGATCGTGGCGCCGAGCGACCCCGACAAGTGGCTGGGCAACAAGCGCAACTGGCTGCTGTTCTACCAGGCCCACGGCATGTCGCTGCAGGGCGCCGGCCTCATCGACGGCAAGGGCCAGAAGTGGTGGGAGCTCCCCTGCAAGTCTCAGAACGGCCATGGCGGATCAAGCGGCCACGGTGCATCCTGTGACAGCCCAGTG GCGCTCAGGTTTTTCATGACCAACAACGTGACGGTGCAAGGCCTCAAGGTGCAGAACAGCTCCGAGTTCCACATCCGGTTCGACAACTGCCACGGCGTGGTCGCCAGCGGCCTGTCCATCCGCTCCCCGGCGCTGAGCCCCAACACCGACGGCATCCACGTCGAGAACAGCACGGACGTCCTCATCACCAACACCGCCGTCTCCAACGGCGACGACTGCGTCTCCATCGGCGCCGGCACCCTCAACATGCACGTCGAGAACCTCACCTGCGGGCCCGGCGGCCACGGCATCAGCATCGGGAGCCTGGGCAAGCAGGGGTCGCGGGCGTGCGTGGCCAACGTCACCGTGCGCAACGCCGTGATCCGCCACTCGGACAACGGCGTCCGGATCAAGACGTGGCAGGGCGGCTCCGGCGCCGTCTCCGCCGTCTCCTTCGAGAACGTGCGCATGGACGCCGTGCGCAACCCCATCATCATCGACCAGTACTACTGCCTCTCCAAGAGCTGCGAGAACGCCACCTCCGCCGTCTTCGTCAACGGCGTCTCCTACGCCGGCATCCGGGGCACCTACGACGCGCGCACCCCGCCCATCCACTTCGGATGCAGCGACGCCGTGCCGTGCACCAACATCACGCTCTCCGACGTCGAGCTGCTCCCCGCGTCCGGCGAGACCATCGACGACCCCTTCTGCTGGAACGTGTACGGCACTGCCGCCACGCCCACGGTGCCGCCGGTGTCGTGCCTCATGGAAGGCGTGCCCAGCAGGAACGATAACAGCAGCCTCAAATGCTACTAG